A stretch of DNA from Cryptomeria japonica chromosome 4, Sugi_1.0, whole genome shotgun sequence:
TAGTGCAAGTCATGTGAGGTCACAAATGAGGGACCTCATCTCGAATATGAATGCACCATATTAACATGAATAATCCAAACCTATGATTACAATAGACTAACAAGGCCATAAAAATCATGAGTGCACTAACCCAATGGGAATTTGGAGCATATTATATTATCATGAATATCAACAAATTCACATTGAAGGTTCAATCTTGTGAATGCACTAGATTAGCAACAAAAGAATGCCGATGATCATAATGACCTAGAAAAACTTTCAAACCTAAAGGATACAACACTAATGTCATAATTGTtgtgagaaaaataaagaaatattaattGCCTTAGAGAGGACCATGGACCAAGCACTTAGCTAGAATCGACAACAATCTCATGTGCAAAAATGTGATTATGATGATCACAATGGGGACAAAAGTCGAGAGAAGTTTGAAGAAGAATGCACAAAATAACATGATAGAgtataaagaaaaaggaaaaataattGTGGCATCCACTGCATAGTAGGAAACTCTAgataaaatggttaagaattgaGACTCTATTTAGTAGTCTTTTATGATTCGAGTGTTGTTTTGTCTATTTGGTTAATATCATTTCATTTATTATATCTTTGGACCTTGTTAATTTTGTTTACTATAATAGCTATTTTATCTAGCTGGTTCATGATCCTCCAAACCTCTAGTTGTGATAGTTGTTTGTTGCTATGTAGACATTGAGAGCCCTTCCTCCACTTAtcctaataaataattataatgtcATAGTTTAAACATGACATTATGTCATTCATGACTTtacttttattaatttattaacatATTCATATGGTATTTGATTGATGTCTCTGTACAAAATTAAATTGTATGTTCTAATCTCAATTATTTACACTTTCATTTTATAGATATTAAGAAGAACTACATTGTAGATCAAGTACATGAAAATGCTTAccaaaataatttataaaatgCATGTTCCAAGAATCTATTCGTTTATAAACTTTAAATGTAGAATGCAATGGCTTCATCCAAAAGCTCTTTTTATAGAAAATATAGGAAACGTGTTAGAAAAGATCTGCATGATTAAGTATAAGAGTTTCTCACATTTCCTTCACAGAGTCTATGAATGGGTATTACGTGAGCAAATTTCGGGCCATCGCTTATGAATACCAACTAGGTGTTATTCCTCGAGGTCGACAATCGACTCACTTCCCTTGCCTATTAACATCTAGTGTTTACTATGCCTACCTACAATATACTCATTAATCTACTCTCTGCAACTTCATGCTAAAACgaaaaatatatagaaaattttTGCTTATCGCGAAGGTGATTATGGACATTTTTTTCAAATGAGGTGTACATAATATTACAAGTTTTGTCCAAAATTGCTAGGCTCCATAAGGACAATGGAGGAAGACTCAGCGCCATGGTGATTACTCTCGATGCTATCGTTGAGGGAACCAGAAGTGGGCCCACTGGTATACTCGGAGAGAATAGCATCCCGCTCGCTGTCTTCCAATGCTTGCCCATTTGTTTCTCGTACCAGAAATGTGCACAACAAACCAACGCAACTCGCCACTCCAAGGAAAAGGAAGGCCTTAGACATACCTATTCCATTGAAATAACCCTCATAAGAATAAGAGGAATTCTTATGACTGGATTGTGAAGCATATGAAAATCCAATCAATCCAATAATAGCGCCGACCTTTCCAGCTGCTGCAGAAATCCCATGACAAGTCGATCGCATCCGAGCGGGGAATGACTCCGCGGGGACGATGAGAGTCGTTGCGTTTGGGCCAAGCATTGAAAAGAAAAATGTCAACGTATAAACCGCTAGAAACCCATCCCAGTgctttttgaaataattgtaagcAAAGGATAGCCCAATTAAACAGACGGCcatgaagaagaatccaaagacctGAAGTTTGCGCCTGCCAAGACGATCGATGAACAAAATGCCGAAGAAGCACCCTGGCAGAGTCCCACTCAGTGCAATCAAAGCCTGCGCTTTCGCAATTTGGAAAACTTCTTCCAACTCGTCCGCATGATCATCCAACTTCTTTATCCAACCGACAGCTCGATATACATCTTTCTGAAACAGGCCGGTGCTGTAGAATGTAATATCTGAGAAGAACCAGCACAACATGGTGCCCACCAAGTGGCGACCGTGGTTTCTCAGAAAAGCCTTGGAAAACAGTCCATACGGCTCCCTCCGCCGCAAGATTATACCCGTATTCGCTTCATCTTCTATCATACTTGATCCAACAAGTTCGGACATGTCGGCCGCCGCATTTCTGGCATTTTGGGCAACAATGGTGGGTAGGTGGGCGCTCTCGGGCATTTTCATTCGCCAGTAGAATGTGAACCCTGCTGGGACGGCTCCAATCATTAGGATTATCCTCCACACGAGATCATTCAGCCCAAATGATCGCTCTGGGTAAGCTGCTTTAAAACATGCGCTAACAGTCATCGCAACGATACTCCCTGTCAGAATTCCGATGGCTTGCATGGAGAAAACGGCGGCCATAAAAGCTCCCCTGTTCTTGGTATTGGCGTATTCCGCCATGATTGTCGCAGACTTTGGATAGTCCCCGCCGATGCCCACGCCCAGCCAAAACCTGAAAAAACAAAGACTCGCTATCACAGCCGACCTCGATCTTCCGATGGAAAGACCCGAGCCGATGGAACTCGCAATCATTATGCCCAGAGTCATTCCGTAAACCTTTCTGCGTCCCATTCTGTCTCCAAGCCAGCCGAAGAATAGATGGCCTATGAATAATCCGCAGAGAGTAATTCCATTGACAACAGCGTTTATAAGAAGAGGCATGGCTTCTTCGTAGTGGAGTCTTCCCAGGAGGGTGGAAACAGCAGGGATGCAGAATAGGTTGTAAGCACCTGTGAAAAAACCCATGCCTGAAACGATTATTGCGCTGAGGTGGCACCATTGTGCTCGCACAATTTTCACTATGGAGGACGCATTCAGTTCCATTGTTTGCAAATAAGAAGCCGTTAGGCTAAATCTATCTGAATTTGAAACGATTCATTTTATTTGTTTTAGTCTCCATTGCATTTCTTCTCCTCACGACAGACTTAGATGCCAAGGATGGGaaacaaaacaaagagaaaaatacaagaaaGAAGATTGTTTCGATGTTTGAAGAAGCCAACGTAGAAAACAAGGTTTAGTAACACGTTTCTTAGCCTGCAAAGATTATGTCGTTTTGATAAGACTATGCTAAGCAATGGCTGAAATAGATTTCAAAGATCATATGGGCCCTCATGATCGATCTTAATGGGAATAATACTTAGACGGTGACAGGTTGCGATTCGTTTTAATCTAATTTATTGAAGATTGCTACCTTTTGTTGGAATCTCGTTGTTATTGGAGATTTTGTCGTATGCATTGTATTTAATAATTGGATTTCAATATTTGGAATTGAGTTACAATTTTACAATGAGGTGTTTATAAAGAAAATACTTATAAAGAAAACATTGTGTTAAATTTAGAATTAAGATgtaagcatgaggagctaaataaagctcaactctagctaagctagatgcatgaaaagtaaacTAAGTGTGCAACTAccacaactaaaataagcactctTAAGTGAGCataagcaaaaaagaaaaaaagaaaaactatTTGTAAAAAAACAACCAATAGCTAAATATTCTCTAACAATGTTTTGTAATGTAGACATTCCATAGCATTAAATTATATATGTGATTTAGTTTGTGGCTAATTAAATATAATGTACAAATTCATCCTCTTTCAAAGTTTGCTTTATTGCCCAATCACCTTCATTGATGTTTAGTGTGGAACAAAACATGACATTAAGAAGCTCATTTCAAAGATTTTATATGAGAGAATTGAAAAACTGGACTTATTTGATTCCAGTCCAAACACTTTACCAATTTTAAAAGGTTGAAAAAATAGAAGATAGATTATGTACACATGTTTAAGTATTTCATATGTAGTGCATCGCTATTTGATATACTTTAGTTTTGTTTGGTTTttataatgcttcatgtttttattTAATGTTTCTCTTTGTAGTTCATGATTCTTTCATGATTTCTAAATTGTTGGGTTTATTCTTAAATATAAAATTCTGCGtattctatttttaattttaaatttataaattaatagaaaaatattagAATTTGAAAGAGGTTATTTAGGAAAGGAGAAAAAAGCATTTCAATTGAAACTAAACTTGAATCTTGTTTTTACATGACATAAATCTAGTTCTTTATAATATTCTTTTATCATATATCTTTATAATTGatttgagattttttattttggACAAGAAGCAGATATCATATATATTGATATTAGAAATAAGTAGATATTACATGGAAATATTTAGAGACTACATGACTAAATGACTGAAGAAGCTATGAATAGAAGCCAAAATAGGGGAGATGAACTCAACCTTGAGAATGAAAGTTAGGAAAATATCAAAACTCTAATTAAGGGAGCAGAGCTCAAACAAGAGGTTAAAAACATTAAATATAAACTTTACATAGAAGGCTAGGGGAGTAGAGATCAACCAACTAGAAAGTATAcataaggttgatcctaacaaatatAGCAAATATActgttggcaactgacactcattCAGTGGATATCAActcttgattaatggtttagggttgtcattgatggaaaatatccTCATAAATCCTATCTGGTAATTGTGGATTTTGATATCCGGAAGTTATTATGGAAGGATAACTGGTAATCTGGCTCTGGTAGTTCAAGTTGAGCATAGCCATTTTGGTTTGAAATATTTTTGGTGATTGGggtgttatgaatcatgcatgggatgatagggctgacatagagacatcattttatcatctttttggtgaTTCGGTCAAGACGATTCATGATTACACGTTACActataggccgacttgataaacatttattttatgattgtggatatataagaccaatggaGAAGATATTTTTGATGTGTGATATGATAGTATGCAAGTAAATAGTCATCGAGAATCCCTTTTGgtgcagtttcatgtgtgcattcttgatccggtagctaacCGAGATAGAAAAAAGACCAGGGTTGCAGAAGAGATACAGTCAGAGTTTTGCACATAACTGAAACACATCCAggaattgttagatgctattttagaATTCATTTCTCATAATTCATCAATGTAATTGatatgtaaggcagtgagccttctggggctgtagcccttattataattgagttgtaagctctaggcagtgtgcctgaatgcttgtgcattccccttcatgtaatattattttactaccggccatagtagaataatatagtgggttcaaatcccactctgatttttcccatttgggtttccatgtaaaaatcctggtgttatgattttgtggttgattgttttgtgtttctgcatttcattTCCATGCTTATGCTTCTGGTGATTTAAGGATAAGTCAGAAAATTTCATAATTGGTCGAACACTGATTCATCCCactctcttagtgttccttgattccaacaattggtatgagagcctggtTCCTCTGAgcaagcctaaccgcttgaggaaggtccgggagattgaatcaatggattttggtttttaAAGAcagctttgtgtggcacttgaagatcttgatgcaacaagaaatgagataaaTTCCTTTAAGAGAAGATTAATTGCAActaaagacttcattaatgatttgaaaga
This window harbors:
- the LOC131079078 gene encoding inorganic phosphate transporter 1-1 encodes the protein MELNASSIVKIVRAQWCHLSAIIVSGMGFFTGAYNLFCIPAVSTLLGRLHYEEAMPLLINAVVNGITLCGLFIGHLFFGWLGDRMGRRKVYGMTLGIMIASSIGSGLSIGRSRSAVIASLCFFRFWLGVGIGGDYPKSATIMAEYANTKNRGAFMAAVFSMQAIGILTGSIVAMTVSACFKAAYPERSFGLNDLVWRIILMIGAVPAGFTFYWRMKMPESAHLPTIVAQNARNAAADMSELVGSSMIEDEANTGIILRRREPYGLFSKAFLRNHGRHLVGTMLCWFFSDITFYSTGLFQKDVYRAVGWIKKLDDHADELEEVFQIAKAQALIALSGTLPGCFFGILFIDRLGRRKLQVFGFFFMAVCLIGLSFAYNYFKKHWDGFLAVYTLTFFFSMLGPNATTLIVPAESFPARMRSTCHGISAAAGKVGAIIGLIGFSYASQSSHKNSSYSYEGYFNGIGMSKAFLFLGVASCVGLLCTFLVRETNGQALEDSERDAILSEYTSGPTSGSLNDSIESNHHGAESSSIVLMEPSNFGQNL